The proteins below come from a single Eucalyptus grandis isolate ANBG69807.140 chromosome 3, ASM1654582v1, whole genome shotgun sequence genomic window:
- the LOC104437803 gene encoding tryptophan--tRNA ligase, chloroplastic/mitochondrial isoform X2 has protein sequence MARSLLSHFPILSNSTSPLASSLSCAIAPSKCFPSYLFGRPKASSFQCLCTLSVSEPAVPETSSSVRKRIVSGVQPTGSIHLGNYLGAIKNWIELQNSYDTLFFIVDLHAITLPYETQQLAKSTRDTAAIYLACGVDTSKASVFVQSHVRAHVELMWLLSSATPIGWLNKMIQFKEKSRKAGDENVSVSLLTYPVLMASDILLYQSDFVPVGEDQKQHLELTRELAERVNYLYGGRKWKKLGGRGGAIFKVPEPLIPPAGARVMSLTDGLSKMSKSSPSDQSRINLLDSKDVIANKIKRCKTDSSTGLEFDNPDRPECNNLLSIYQLVSGKTKEEVAKECQDMSWGSFKPLITDALIDHLHPIQVRYEEIMSDSAYLDGVLAEGAARATDISDATLNNVYQAMGFLRR, from the exons atggcTCGCTCTCTTCTCTCCCACTTCCCCATCCTCTCCAACTCCACCTCCCCCCTCGCCTCCTctct GTCGTGTGCGATTGCGCCGAGCAAGTGCTTCCCAAGTTATCTCTTTGGCAGGCCCAAGGCCTCGAGCTTTCAATGTCTCTGCACTCTCTCGGTGTCCGAACCCGCTGTCCCAGAGACTTCCAGCTCTGTGAG GAAAAGGATTGTTTCTGGAGTTCAGCCCACAGGTTCCATTCACCTTGGGAATTACCTCGGCGCCATTAAAAATTGGATTGAGCTTCAG AACTCATATGACACACTCTTTTTCATTGTGGACCTTCACGCG ATAACGCTACCGTATGAAACACAACAACTAGCTAAGTCAACCAGAGATACGGCGGCTATATATTTGGCATGTGGTGTTGACACTTCCAAG GCTTCTGTGTTTGTGCAATCCCATGTTCGTGCTCATGTAGAATTGATGTGGTTGCTGAGTTCAGCTACGCCAATTGGTTGGCTCAATAAAATGATCCAGTTTAAAGAGAAATCTCGCAAGGCG GGAGACGAAAATGTTAGTGTTTCTCTATTGACATATCCAGTTCTTATGGCTTCTGACATTCTCCTATACCAG TCTGACTTTGTCCCTGTTGGTGAAGACCAGAAGCAACATCTGGAATTGACTCGTGAGCTAGCTGAACGTGTCAACTACTTATATGGAGGAAGGAAGTGGAAGAAATTGGGAGG GAGAGGAGGAGCAATTTTCAAG GTTCCAGAGCCCCTTATCCCTCCAGCTGGAGCAAGAGTTATGTCACTTACTGATGGTCTTTCCAAG ATGTCGAAATCTTCACCCTCTGATCAGTCACGGATCAATCTTCTTGACTCAAAAGAT GTGATAGCAAACAAGATCAAACGTTGCAAAACTGACTCATCTACAGG TCTGGAATTTGACAATCCTGACAGACCAGAATGCAATAATCTACTTTCAATATACCAGCTTGTTTCAGGAAAAACCAAAGAG GAAGTTGCAAAAGAATGCCAAGACATGAGTTGGGGCTCGTTTAAGCCCCTCATTACGGATGCCTTAATTGATCATCTCCATCCCATTCAG GTCCGCTATGAGGAAATCATGTCCGATTCAGCCTATTTGGATGGTGTATTGGCTGAAGGTGCAGCAAGAGCAACAGATATATCAGATGCTACCCTCAATAATGTCTATCAAGCAATGGGGTTCTTGCGGAGATGA
- the LOC104437803 gene encoding tryptophan--tRNA ligase, chloroplastic/mitochondrial isoform X1 — MPCLSVRACVEAMSCAIAPSKCFPSYLFGRPKASSFQCLCTLSVSEPAVPETSSSVRKRIVSGVQPTGSIHLGNYLGAIKNWIELQNSYDTLFFIVDLHAITLPYETQQLAKSTRDTAAIYLACGVDTSKASVFVQSHVRAHVELMWLLSSATPIGWLNKMIQFKEKSRKAGDENVSVSLLTYPVLMASDILLYQSDFVPVGEDQKQHLELTRELAERVNYLYGGRKWKKLGGRGGAIFKVPEPLIPPAGARVMSLTDGLSKMSKSSPSDQSRINLLDSKDVIANKIKRCKTDSSTGLEFDNPDRPECNNLLSIYQLVSGKTKEEVAKECQDMSWGSFKPLITDALIDHLHPIQVRYEEIMSDSAYLDGVLAEGAARATDISDATLNNVYQAMGFLRR; from the exons ATGCCGTGTTTGAGCGTGCGTGCATGCGTAGAAGCAAT GTCGTGTGCGATTGCGCCGAGCAAGTGCTTCCCAAGTTATCTCTTTGGCAGGCCCAAGGCCTCGAGCTTTCAATGTCTCTGCACTCTCTCGGTGTCCGAACCCGCTGTCCCAGAGACTTCCAGCTCTGTGAG GAAAAGGATTGTTTCTGGAGTTCAGCCCACAGGTTCCATTCACCTTGGGAATTACCTCGGCGCCATTAAAAATTGGATTGAGCTTCAG AACTCATATGACACACTCTTTTTCATTGTGGACCTTCACGCG ATAACGCTACCGTATGAAACACAACAACTAGCTAAGTCAACCAGAGATACGGCGGCTATATATTTGGCATGTGGTGTTGACACTTCCAAG GCTTCTGTGTTTGTGCAATCCCATGTTCGTGCTCATGTAGAATTGATGTGGTTGCTGAGTTCAGCTACGCCAATTGGTTGGCTCAATAAAATGATCCAGTTTAAAGAGAAATCTCGCAAGGCG GGAGACGAAAATGTTAGTGTTTCTCTATTGACATATCCAGTTCTTATGGCTTCTGACATTCTCCTATACCAG TCTGACTTTGTCCCTGTTGGTGAAGACCAGAAGCAACATCTGGAATTGACTCGTGAGCTAGCTGAACGTGTCAACTACTTATATGGAGGAAGGAAGTGGAAGAAATTGGGAGG GAGAGGAGGAGCAATTTTCAAG GTTCCAGAGCCCCTTATCCCTCCAGCTGGAGCAAGAGTTATGTCACTTACTGATGGTCTTTCCAAG ATGTCGAAATCTTCACCCTCTGATCAGTCACGGATCAATCTTCTTGACTCAAAAGAT GTGATAGCAAACAAGATCAAACGTTGCAAAACTGACTCATCTACAGG TCTGGAATTTGACAATCCTGACAGACCAGAATGCAATAATCTACTTTCAATATACCAGCTTGTTTCAGGAAAAACCAAAGAG GAAGTTGCAAAAGAATGCCAAGACATGAGTTGGGGCTCGTTTAAGCCCCTCATTACGGATGCCTTAATTGATCATCTCCATCCCATTCAG GTCCGCTATGAGGAAATCATGTCCGATTCAGCCTATTTGGATGGTGTATTGGCTGAAGGTGCAGCAAGAGCAACAGATATATCAGATGCTACCCTCAATAATGTCTATCAAGCAATGGGGTTCTTGCGGAGATGA
- the LOC104437804 gene encoding transcription factor IIIA translates to MGEEEEDSCNKSGPVFRDIRRYYCEYCGICRSKKSIITSHIQSHHKGEMEAAMAQGVEEKEGAKANTCDECGATFMKPAHLKQHMQGHLLERPFKCSIEDCPASYRRKDHLARHFLQHQGKIFSCPVDGCNKSFAYQGNMKRHVIDIHNDELPSTSGEFKSPKQHVCPEVGCGKVFNFASKLRKHEDSHVKLETLEAFCCECMKYFSNADSLKEHMQLDHQLVNCEICGTRQLRKNIQCHLCTHEKKNSADSEIFRCDVEGCLRVFSTKSNLRQHVKAVHLEVRPFVCGYKDCGKKFAYKHVRDKHEKTSCHVYTPGDFEESDEQFRSRPRGGRKTKCPTIESLLRKRVTLPGELDFLSE, encoded by the exons atgggtgaagaagaagaagacagctgCAATAAATCAGGCCCTGTGTTCAGAGACATAAGGCGTTACTACTGCGAGTACTGTGGAATATGCAGGTCCAAGAAGTCCATCATCACTTCTCACATCCAGTCGCACCACAAg GGCGAGATGGAAGCAGCAATGGCTCAAGGGGTTGAGGAGAAGGAGGGAGCGAAAGCTAATACCTGCGACGAATGCGGGGCGACGTTTATGAAGCCTGCGCACTTGAAGCAGCATATGCAGGGCCATTTGCTCGAG AGGCCTTTCAAGTGTTCTATAGAGGATTGCCCTGCCAGTTATAGGAGAAAAGACCATTTGGCTCGTCACTTTCTTCAGCATCAAGGCAAGATTTTCAGCTGTCCTGTTGATGGTTGCAATAAGTCATTTGCATatcaagggaacatgaagagGCACGTGATTGATATTCATAATGATGAGCTACCATCAACGTCTGGTGAATTTAAGAGTCCGAAGCAGCATGTTTGTCCGGAGGTTGGGTGTGGAAAGGTTTTCAATTTTGCATCAAAGCTGCGAAAGCATGAGGATTCTCATG TCAAACTGGAGACTCTGGAGGCTTTCTGCTGTGAGTGCATGAAATACTTCAGCAATGCTGATTCTCTGAAGGAGCACATGCAATTGGATCACCAACTAGTCAATTGTGAGATATGTGGGACTAGGCAGTTGAGGAAGAACATCCAATGCCATCTCTGCACTCATGAGAAGAAAAATTCGGCTGATTCAGAAATATTCAGATGTGATGTTGAGGGTTGTCTCCGCGTTTTTTCGACA AAATCAAATTTACGTCAGCATGTGAAGGCTGTTCATCTTGAGGTGAGGCCATTTGTTTGCGGGTATAAGGATTGTGGCAAGAAGTTTGCATACAAGCACGTAAGAGACAAGCATGAGAAAACCAGTTGCCATGTTTACACTCCG GGTGATTTCGAGGAGTCAGATGAGCAATTTCGATCAAGGCCCAGAGGCGGGAGAAAGACGAAATGTCCGACGATTGAATCCCTGCTGCGAAAAAGAGTTACTCTGCCCGGTGAGCTGGATTTCCTCTCGGAGTAG
- the LOC104437805 gene encoding auxin-responsive protein IAA26 isoform X4 has translation MDVYSHLCRMPAKEKEGCLGNNKTDAGGSNDKNLDLTLGPPGESFIQGAKRVFEDAVTHKAGHPKLLHKHPCLNPPLTDQKIEVLADSRTCWTEKTTLAFRRVIQELKMQPNSSYKQFSLTSPLNEMVAKSSQECVYNEADLLNLNNEALSSPVILPGNSPKRIPPGPVVGWPPLGSFRKNIANNFLCRQTSELSSNNFGRQDNCERQSEDPNQHMFVKIYMDGFPIGRKLNLKAYDSYEKLSVAINELFRGLLAAHSFTGDDTSAKREDTNAENGECTLVYEDNEGDRILVGDVPWNMFVSTAKRLRILKSSGHSASLPREFLFQL, from the exons ATGGATGTCTATTCTCATTTATGCAGAATGCctgcaaaggagaaagaagggTGCTTAGGAAACAATAAGACCGATGCAGGAGGGTCAAACGATAAGAACTTGGACCTCACTCTCGGTCCCCCCGGAGAAAGCTTTATTCAAGGAGCCAAAAGGGTGTTTGAAGACGCTGTAACTCATAAAGCAGGACATCCAAAGCTCTTGCATAAACACCCCTGCTTGAATCCCCCTTTGACAGACCAAAAAATTGAGGTGCTTGCTGATAGCAGGACATGCTGGACTGAGAAAACAACTTTGGCTTTTCGTAGAGTGATTCAGGAACTCAAGATGCAGCCCAATTCTTCGTACAAACAGTTCTCTTTAACCTCCCCGCTGAATGAGATGGTTGCAAAATCTTCACAAGAGTGTGTCTATAACGAAGCAGACTTGCTCAATTTAAACAATGAAGCCCTTTCAAGTCCAGTTATTCTGCCTGGAAACTCTCCAAAAAG AATTCCACCTGGTCCAGTCGTTGGGTGGCCTCCATTAGGTTCCTTCAGGAAAAACATAGCAAACAACTTCTTGTGCAGGCAAACTTCTGAGTTGTCATCGAATAACTTTGGGAGGCAGGACAATTGTGAACGTCAATCAGAAGATCCAAACCAGCACATGTTTGTAAAGATCTACATGGATGGATTCCCAATAGGAAGAAAACTGAACCTCAAAGCCTATGACAGTTATGAGAAGCTCTCTGTTGCCATTAATGAACTTTTTAGAGGCCTTCTTGCTG CTCACAGCTTTACCGGTGATGATACAAGTGCAAAGAGAGAGGACACAAATGCCGAAAATGGGGAATGCACTCTAGTTTATGAGGATAATGAAGGAGACAGGATCCTTGTTGGCGATGTTCCGTGGAA TATGTTCGTATCTACTGCCAAGAGGCTGCGCATCTTGAAGAGCTCGGGTCACTCCGCTTCCCTGCCACGTGAGTTCCTTTTTCAG TTGTAA
- the LOC104437805 gene encoding auxin-responsive protein IAA11 isoform X1, with the protein MDVYSHLCRMPAKEKEGCLGNNKTDAGGSNDKNLDLTLGPPGESFIQGAKRVFEDAVTHKAGHPKLLHKHPCLNPPLTDQKIEVLADSRTCWTEKTTLAFRRVIQELKMQPNSSYKQFSLTSPLNEMVAKSSQECVYNEADLLNLNNEALSSPVILPGNSPKRIPPGPVVGWPPLGSFRKNIANNFLCRQTSELSSNNFGRQDNCERQSEDPNQHMFVKIYMDGFPIGRKLNLKAYDSYEKLSVAINELFRGLLAAHSFTGDDTSAKREDTNAENGECTLVYEDNEGDRILVGDVPWNMFVSTAKRLRILKSSGHSASLPLVSSDRLSVVSSDQENKPLDSAAKTGK; encoded by the exons ATGGATGTCTATTCTCATTTATGCAGAATGCctgcaaaggagaaagaagggTGCTTAGGAAACAATAAGACCGATGCAGGAGGGTCAAACGATAAGAACTTGGACCTCACTCTCGGTCCCCCCGGAGAAAGCTTTATTCAAGGAGCCAAAAGGGTGTTTGAAGACGCTGTAACTCATAAAGCAGGACATCCAAAGCTCTTGCATAAACACCCCTGCTTGAATCCCCCTTTGACAGACCAAAAAATTGAGGTGCTTGCTGATAGCAGGACATGCTGGACTGAGAAAACAACTTTGGCTTTTCGTAGAGTGATTCAGGAACTCAAGATGCAGCCCAATTCTTCGTACAAACAGTTCTCTTTAACCTCCCCGCTGAATGAGATGGTTGCAAAATCTTCACAAGAGTGTGTCTATAACGAAGCAGACTTGCTCAATTTAAACAATGAAGCCCTTTCAAGTCCAGTTATTCTGCCTGGAAACTCTCCAAAAAG AATTCCACCTGGTCCAGTCGTTGGGTGGCCTCCATTAGGTTCCTTCAGGAAAAACATAGCAAACAACTTCTTGTGCAGGCAAACTTCTGAGTTGTCATCGAATAACTTTGGGAGGCAGGACAATTGTGAACGTCAATCAGAAGATCCAAACCAGCACATGTTTGTAAAGATCTACATGGATGGATTCCCAATAGGAAGAAAACTGAACCTCAAAGCCTATGACAGTTATGAGAAGCTCTCTGTTGCCATTAATGAACTTTTTAGAGGCCTTCTTGCTG CTCACAGCTTTACCGGTGATGATACAAGTGCAAAGAGAGAGGACACAAATGCCGAAAATGGGGAATGCACTCTAGTTTATGAGGATAATGAAGGAGACAGGATCCTTGTTGGCGATGTTCCGTGGAA TATGTTCGTATCTACTGCCAAGAGGCTGCGCATCTTGAAGAGCTCGGGTCACTCCGCTTCCCTGCCAC TTGTAAGCAGTGATCGTCTTTCAGTTGTAAGCAGTGATCAAGAAAATAAACCTCTTGATTCAGCAGCAAAAactggaaaatga
- the LOC104437805 gene encoding auxin-responsive protein IAA26 isoform X2 — translation MDVYSHLCRMPAKEKEGCLGNNKTDAGGSNDKNLDLTLGPPGESFIQGAKRVFEDAVTHKAGHPKLLHKHPCLNPPLTDQKIEVLADSRTCWTEKTTLAFRRVIQELKMQPNSSYKQFSLTSPLNEMVAKSSQECVYNEADLLNLNNEALSSPVILPGNSPKRIPPGPVVGWPPLGSFRKNIANNFLCRQTSELSSNNFGRQDNCERQSEDPNQHMFVKIYMDGFPIGRKLNLKAYDSYEKLSVAINELFRGLLAAHSFTGDDTSAKREDTNAENGECTLVYEDNEGDRILVGDVPWNMFVSTAKRLRILKSSGHSASLPLVSSDQENKPLDSAAKTGK, via the exons ATGGATGTCTATTCTCATTTATGCAGAATGCctgcaaaggagaaagaagggTGCTTAGGAAACAATAAGACCGATGCAGGAGGGTCAAACGATAAGAACTTGGACCTCACTCTCGGTCCCCCCGGAGAAAGCTTTATTCAAGGAGCCAAAAGGGTGTTTGAAGACGCTGTAACTCATAAAGCAGGACATCCAAAGCTCTTGCATAAACACCCCTGCTTGAATCCCCCTTTGACAGACCAAAAAATTGAGGTGCTTGCTGATAGCAGGACATGCTGGACTGAGAAAACAACTTTGGCTTTTCGTAGAGTGATTCAGGAACTCAAGATGCAGCCCAATTCTTCGTACAAACAGTTCTCTTTAACCTCCCCGCTGAATGAGATGGTTGCAAAATCTTCACAAGAGTGTGTCTATAACGAAGCAGACTTGCTCAATTTAAACAATGAAGCCCTTTCAAGTCCAGTTATTCTGCCTGGAAACTCTCCAAAAAG AATTCCACCTGGTCCAGTCGTTGGGTGGCCTCCATTAGGTTCCTTCAGGAAAAACATAGCAAACAACTTCTTGTGCAGGCAAACTTCTGAGTTGTCATCGAATAACTTTGGGAGGCAGGACAATTGTGAACGTCAATCAGAAGATCCAAACCAGCACATGTTTGTAAAGATCTACATGGATGGATTCCCAATAGGAAGAAAACTGAACCTCAAAGCCTATGACAGTTATGAGAAGCTCTCTGTTGCCATTAATGAACTTTTTAGAGGCCTTCTTGCTG CTCACAGCTTTACCGGTGATGATACAAGTGCAAAGAGAGAGGACACAAATGCCGAAAATGGGGAATGCACTCTAGTTTATGAGGATAATGAAGGAGACAGGATCCTTGTTGGCGATGTTCCGTGGAA TATGTTCGTATCTACTGCCAAGAGGCTGCGCATCTTGAAGAGCTCGGGTCACTCCGCTTCCCTGCCAC TTGTAAGCAGTGATCAAGAAAATAAACCTCTTGATTCAGCAGCAAAAactggaaaatga
- the LOC104437805 gene encoding auxin-responsive protein IAA11 isoform X3 gives MPAKEKEGCLGNNKTDAGGSNDKNLDLTLGPPGESFIQGAKRVFEDAVTHKAGHPKLLHKHPCLNPPLTDQKIEVLADSRTCWTEKTTLAFRRVIQELKMQPNSSYKQFSLTSPLNEMVAKSSQECVYNEADLLNLNNEALSSPVILPGNSPKRIPPGPVVGWPPLGSFRKNIANNFLCRQTSELSSNNFGRQDNCERQSEDPNQHMFVKIYMDGFPIGRKLNLKAYDSYEKLSVAINELFRGLLAAHSFTGDDTSAKREDTNAENGECTLVYEDNEGDRILVGDVPWNMFVSTAKRLRILKSSGHSASLPLVSSDRLSVVSSDQENKPLDSAAKTGK, from the exons ATGCctgcaaaggagaaagaagggTGCTTAGGAAACAATAAGACCGATGCAGGAGGGTCAAACGATAAGAACTTGGACCTCACTCTCGGTCCCCCCGGAGAAAGCTTTATTCAAGGAGCCAAAAGGGTGTTTGAAGACGCTGTAACTCATAAAGCAGGACATCCAAAGCTCTTGCATAAACACCCCTGCTTGAATCCCCCTTTGACAGACCAAAAAATTGAGGTGCTTGCTGATAGCAGGACATGCTGGACTGAGAAAACAACTTTGGCTTTTCGTAGAGTGATTCAGGAACTCAAGATGCAGCCCAATTCTTCGTACAAACAGTTCTCTTTAACCTCCCCGCTGAATGAGATGGTTGCAAAATCTTCACAAGAGTGTGTCTATAACGAAGCAGACTTGCTCAATTTAAACAATGAAGCCCTTTCAAGTCCAGTTATTCTGCCTGGAAACTCTCCAAAAAG AATTCCACCTGGTCCAGTCGTTGGGTGGCCTCCATTAGGTTCCTTCAGGAAAAACATAGCAAACAACTTCTTGTGCAGGCAAACTTCTGAGTTGTCATCGAATAACTTTGGGAGGCAGGACAATTGTGAACGTCAATCAGAAGATCCAAACCAGCACATGTTTGTAAAGATCTACATGGATGGATTCCCAATAGGAAGAAAACTGAACCTCAAAGCCTATGACAGTTATGAGAAGCTCTCTGTTGCCATTAATGAACTTTTTAGAGGCCTTCTTGCTG CTCACAGCTTTACCGGTGATGATACAAGTGCAAAGAGAGAGGACACAAATGCCGAAAATGGGGAATGCACTCTAGTTTATGAGGATAATGAAGGAGACAGGATCCTTGTTGGCGATGTTCCGTGGAA TATGTTCGTATCTACTGCCAAGAGGCTGCGCATCTTGAAGAGCTCGGGTCACTCCGCTTCCCTGCCAC TTGTAAGCAGTGATCGTCTTTCAGTTGTAAGCAGTGATCAAGAAAATAAACCTCTTGATTCAGCAGCAAAAactggaaaatga